A single window of Channa argus isolate prfri chromosome 2, Channa argus male v1.0, whole genome shotgun sequence DNA harbors:
- the LOC137122981 gene encoding polycystin-1-like protein 2 isoform X1, whose translation MLLLNAVFLWISGGLVFLTEKSEPCRGNDFSATCDFVFRNVCFEFVEDLKTWSQARSSCENQGGELLKMINSPVKKFLKNVTREGNITWWLGEGVQGESAIKNGDNSNNNCKYMKLNPLQLIITSDCNQSRGFLCIHNLQSSSKNSILSHRATRPRLKRGLDEMAASIANIQALLGAADNELHQMEVTPGEPTNDNRDKFIQYLLSGTRSLTSSFALQNIDIMNHIINCSNAILLLSEKKCDIQNNPNPTAMFEQVFQLFQTVAMLLGSTSTNTFIMKFQTGTIYQRSFNPTDLNNAVLGSEADGEFVKFPSYSALQDQLGLSNPVIAQLATFSQNPHPSNDSISGTVCSLFLSNGVSDIKLTNLSQMIEIFLSRPNAPPLLNNTVVLEKNSKALTSINVSDPNVTIFFSAEPSVNVSLVVALSYGSPPSSGYSRNTAILGPKGGYRWMITPKMLQQSPGVWYIDTRLYNSTWEPGLTLKITSFMSKCLFWDVEEEIWSTEGCMVGIKSIPERTQCLCNHLTLFGSSFFVMPNFVDVAQTAELFSTVSQNYVVVALLCAFFGLYLVTLLWACYADRRSRLKRKITLIEDNHPCALYNYLISVQTGHRKNAGTSSNVTVKLIGSEGESDTHILTDPDKPVFERGAVDMFLLATPYPLGEVKNLKLQHDNTGGHPSWYINKIVIQDLQTRHVWHFFCNCWLSADCDDGMTKKTFNVAKNNEIASFRNIFQTRTSTGFRDEHIWMSIVNPPSRSPFTRAQRVSCCMCLLLCTMAINIAFWNVPLDEQSPVIFSIGSLHITWQEFMVGVESGLLMFPINILIITIFRSIRPRVVKSKKDDFENTVRPPAITVPTILKDTEQLISLVSGSPRNKISEMHRLETTADLCLGLDRLHEFIQLMQGETESDHHWVYCSKFLLAGLSHLLLCLEKVDGINFQSPEDYQQAINITNLLVRKAEMVFSSHLACCPTPLRRTKKKKTGGCWLPWWFVFLGWFLLLSISGVSTYFTLLYGFQYGKDKSIKWVMSLGLSLFQSIFILQPLKVIGVAVFFALLLKPVAVEETEEVEQVLLEQHNKWKQYSGKETL comes from the exons ATGCTACtgctaaacgctgtctttttgTGGATTTCAGGTGGACTTGTATTTTTAACTGAAAAGTCCGAGCCCTGTCGAGGCAATGACTTCTCTGCcacatgtgattttgttttcagaaatgtctgCTTCGAGTTTGTTGAAGATTTAAAAACCTGGTCCCAAGCCAGGAGCAGCTGTGAAAACCAAGGAGGGGAGCTCCTGAAGATGATAAACAGCCCAGTCAAAAAATTCCTGAAGAATGTCACCAGAGAGGGGAACATCACATGGTGGCTCGGGGAGGGGGTCCAGGGGGAATCTGCCATAA aaaatggcgACAATTCAAACAACAACTGCAAATACATGAAGCTGAATCCTCTTCAGCTCATCATAACATCGGATTGCAACCAAAGCCGAGGTTTCCTCTGCATCCACA ATTTGCAGTCTTCATCAAAG AATTCAATATTGTCCCATCGTGCAACAAGACCTC GCCTCAAAAGAGGCTTAGATGAAATGGCTGCATCCATTGCAAACATTCAAGCACTTCTCGGG gctgcagataatGAACTTCATCAAATGGAAGTAACACCAGGGGAGCCCACAAATGACAACAGG GACAAATTTATTCAGTATTTGTTGTCAGGCACGAGAAGTCTGACTTCAAGTTTTGCTTTGCAAAACATTGACATTATGAATCACATCATCAACTGTAGCAATGCCATTCTCCTACTCTCAGAGAAAAAATGTGACATCCAGAACAACCCGAACCCTACA GCCATGTTTGAGCAGGTCTTTCAGCTCTTTCAGACAGTCGCTATGCTGTTAGGATCAacaagtacaaatacatttatcatGAAATTTCAAACGGGCACCATCTATCAGAGAAG TTTTAATCCCACTGACCTCAACAATGCAGTGCTGGGTTCAGAGGCAGATGGTGAGTTTGTCAAATTCCCCTCATATTCAGCTCTTCAGGATCAGCTGGGACTGAGCAACCCAGTCATCGCTCAG ctGGCTACCTTCTCACAGAATCCCCATCCCTCTAATGACAGCATCTCAGGAACTGTTTGCAGCCTTTTTCTCAGCAATGGGGTCTCAGATATTAAGCTGACAAATTTGTCACAGATGATAGAG ATCTTTCTGTCTCGTcccaatgctccaccactgCTCAATAATACTGTTGTGCTGGAGAAAAACTCAAAAGCGCTGACCAGTATCAATGTCTCAGACCCAAATGTGACCATCTTCTTCAGTGCAGAGCCCAGTGTTAATGTATCACTGGTTGTTGCCTTATCTTATGGGTCACCTCCTAGTTCTGGATATTCTAGGAACACAGCCATCTTGGGCCCAAAAG GAGGCTACCGTTGGATGATAACTCCAAAGATGCTACAGCAGTCTCCTGGAGTTTGGTATATTGACACTAGACTCTATAATTCCACATGGGAGCCAGGTCTGACACTGAAGATCACTTCATTTATGAGCAAGTGCCTGTTTTGGGATGTAGAAGAGGAGATATGGAGTACAGAAGGCTGCATG GTTGGAATAAAAAGCATCCCAGAGCGCacacagtgtctgtgtaacCACCTCACCCTGTTTGGAAGCTCCTTCTTTGTGATGCCCAACTTTGTGGACGTAGcacaaacagcagagttgttTTCCACTGTGTCTCAGAACTATGTGGTGGTGGCACTGTTGTGCGCTTTCTTCGGCCTCTACCTGGTCACTCTGCTGTGGGCCTGCTATGCTGACCGTAGGTCCCGCTTGAAG AGGAAGATAACTCTGATAGAGGACAACCACCCATGTGCCCTGTACAACTACCTGATCAGTGTCCAAACTGGCCATCGTAAGAATGCTGGGACAAGTTCTAAT GTCACAGTGAAGCTGATTGGCTCAGAGGGGGAAAGTGACACACACATCCTTACAGATCCTGACAAGCCTGTGTTTGAAAGAGGAGCTGTCGATATGTTCCTGCTGGCCACACCCTACCCACTGGGTGAAGTGAAAAACCTCAAGCTGCAGCACGACAACACTGGAGGTCACCCATCATG gtatATAAACAAGATTGTCATACAAGACCTCCAAACACGACATGTGTGGCACTTCTTTTGTAACTGCTGGCTGAGTGCTGACTGTGATGACGGCATGACCAAGAAGACTTTCAATGTTGCAAAGAACAATGAAATTGCCAGCTTCAG gAATATTTTCCAGACCAGAACATCGACAGGCTTTAGGGATGAACACATCTGGATGTCCATTGTGAATCCTCCCTCACGTAGCCCCTTCACACGTGCCCAGAGGGTCTCTTGCTGCATGTGCCTGCTCCTCTGCACCATGGCCATCAATATCGCCTTCTGGAACGTTCCTCTAGATGAGCAATCACCTGTAATTTTTTCAATAG GTTCACTGCACATCACCTGGCAGGAGTTCATGGTGGGGGTGGAGAGTGGTCTCCTCATGTTCCCTATAAATATCCTCATCATCACTATCTTCCGAAGCATCCGACCTCGTGTCGTGAAATCCAAAAAAGACGACTTTGAAAACACAGTGAGACCCCCAGCAATTACTGTACCGACTATTTTGAAG GATACAGAGCAGCTAATTTCTTTGGTGAGCGGAAGCCCAAGGAACAAGATATCAGAGATGCACAGGCTGGAGACCACTGCTGATCTCTGCCTTGGTTTGGACAGGTTGCATGAATTCATTCAGCTTATGCAAG GAGAAACTGAGAGTGACCACCACTGGGTGTACTGCAGCAAGTTCCTCCTAGCTGGTCTTTCTCACCTCCTACTGTGCCTGGAAAAAGTGGATGGAATAAACTTCCAGAGTCCAGAAGATTACCAGCAGGCCATTAACATCACTAACCTGCTGGTCCGCAAGGCTGAGATGGTCTTCAGCAGCCACTTGGCCTGCTG CCCGACACCTTTGAGgaggacaaagaagaagaaaactgggGGCTGCTGGCTGCCCTGGTGGTTTGTGTTCCTGGGCTGGTTCTTGTTGCTCTCCATCAGTGGAGTTTCCACTTACTTTACCCTTTTGTATGGGTTTCAGTACGGCAAAGACAAATCCATCAAGTGGGTGATGTCTCTGGGCCTCTCTCTCTTCCAGAGCATCTTTATACTGCAGCCTCTCAAA GTGATAGGTGTTGCTGTCTTCTTTGCTCTGCTCCTGAAACCTGTAGCTGTGGAAGAGACTGAAGAAGTTGAGCAAGTGCTGTTAG AGCAACATAACAAGTGGAAACAATACTCTGGCAAGGAAACACTCTGA
- the ist1 gene encoding IST1 homolog produces MLGGGFKAERLRVNLRLVINRLKLLEKKKTELAQKARKEIADYLSSGKDERARIRVEHIIREDYLVEAMEILELYCDLLLARFGLIQSMKELDPGLQEAVSTLIWAAPRLQSEVSELKTVSEQLCAKYSKEYGKLCRTNQIGTVNDRLMHKLSVEAPPKILVERYLIEIAKNYNVPYEPDAMVRPEVCPGDEADLIDVDNDKKSGGGGGGGGFTAPPAAAMPMAMPMPMPMPTAFNYPTPKGADPFNGPIGTYNHFQPPMGGGQPPQLPTSPPTYESIDDLTDKPSVPSQVIGPGPSSQIYDNSALPELPSVPDTLPTSSLGGKANTSDDIDFDDLTRRFEELKKKT; encoded by the exons ATGCTGGGAGGAGGATTCAAAGCAGAGAGGTTAAGAGTTAACCTTCGGCTGGTCATCAACCGACTCAAACTacttgagaaaaagaaaa CTGAGCTTGCTCAAAAGGCAAGGAAGGAGATTGCTGATTATCTGTCATCAGGAAAGGATGAGCGGGCACGGATCCGTGTGGAGCATATCATCAGAGAAGACTATCTGGTAGAAGCCATGGAGATCCTGGAGCTTTACTGCGACCTGCTGCTGGCTCGATTTGGCCTCATCCAGTCAATGAA GGAACTGGATCCAGGCTTACAGGAAGCAGTGTCAACTCTCATCTGGGCAGCGCCCCGTCTCCAATCAGAGGTGTCTGAGCTAAAGACT GTGTCTGAACAGCTGTGTGCAAAATATAGCAAAGAATATGGCAAGCTGTGCAGGACAAACCAGATTGGCACAGTCAACGACAGG ctgatGCACAAACTAAGTGTGGAGGCTCCTCCCAAGATCTTAGTGGAACGCTACCTAATAGAGATCGCCAAGAACTATAATGTGCCATATGAACCTGATGCCATGGTCCGG CCTGAGGTGTGTCCTGGAGATGAGGCAGACCTGATTGATGTGGACAATGACAAGAAGTctggaggagggggaggtggtggaggtttcacagctcctcctgctgctgccatGCCTATGGCCATGCCCATGCCCATGCCAATGCCAACAGCTTTCAACTATCCTACGCCCAAAGGAGCC GATCCATTTAATGGTCCTATTGGAACCTACAACCACTTCCAGCCCCCCATGGGAGGAGGGCAGCCCCCTCAGCTGCCCACTTCTCCCCCTACATACGAGTCT ATTGATGACCTAACTGACAAACCTTCTGTTCCCTCCCAGGTTATAG GTCCCGGCCCTTCATCTCAGATATACGACAACAGTGCTCTCCCAGAACTCCCATCTGTTCCTGACACACTCCCCACATCCTCCCTCGGGGGAAAAGCCAACACCTCGGATGACATCGACTTTGATGATTTAACACGGCGGTTTGAggagctgaagaaaaaaacCTAA
- the LOC137122986 gene encoding ferritin, heavy subunit, whose product MSSQVRQNFHQDCEAAINRQINLELYASYVYMSMAYYFERDDQALPNFAKFFRHQSHEEREHAEKLMKLQNQRGGRIFLQDIKKPERDEWGSGVEALECALQLEKSVNQSLLDLHKLCSDHTDPHLCDFIETHYLDEQVKSIKELADWVSNLRRMGAPQNGLAEYLFDKHTLGKESS is encoded by the exons ATGAGTTCACAGGTAAGACAGAATTTCCACCAGGACTGCGAGGCTGCAATCAACAGGCAGATCAACCTGGAGCTGTATGCCTCCTATGTCTACATGTCTATG GCCTACTACTTCGAGCGGGATGATCAGGCATTGCCCAATTTTGCCAAGTTCTTCCGCCATCAGTCACACGAGGAGCGTGAGCATGCTGAGAAACTAATGAAACTGCAGAACCAAAGGGGGGGAAGGATATTTCTTCAAGATATCAAG AAACCTGAGCGAGATGAGTGGGGCAGTGGCGTTGAGGCCCTTGAGTGTGCCCTGCAGCTTGAGAAGAGTGTGAACCAGTCACTGCTGGACTTGCACAAGCTCTGTTCTGATCACACTGACCCACAT CTGTGTGATTTCATCGAGACACACTACTTGGACGAGCAGGTGAAGTCCATCAAAGAACTGGCAGACTGGGTGTCCAACCTGCGTCGCATGGGTGCTCCTCAGAATGGATTGGCAGAGTATCTGTTTGACAAGCATACCCTGGGCAAAGAAAGCAGCTAA
- the mphosph10 gene encoding U3 small nucleolar ribonucleoprotein protein MPP10 — protein sequence MASTDVRSLLEACVKKINHNTAQPENFLSVQDEVAEDFTTLTKTLYDLHKAEEPADYKGSPLAQLVVDNFDEEQIWQELELQNSAVLKHFKNAITEALSDETLTLLVEDYENEEEHSVDEEEEDEEEPSRQSKKMPVVAEDGTEDTDEDLDFDFIVDALEKEEKQKKEIEWKGKTKLVPSEVDDKFFKLSEMELFLDEMDKREGKKEGEEDDIDYFQDMPSDEDDELDLDQIISSKKQTKNIVKSSRSLKYKDFFDAVDGEVGKADDLSDGEDDSMDKLQEESEEEMDEEEEDYDSEEDGDDEDDETSQSKASRKKVTFNLSEDEDTEGEDIQDIFGGKSASSAKSDSKSSFEKRQEKMSAKIEELEKAALAEKPWQLSGEVTAQTRPENSMLEEDVEFEQASRMAPTITEETTLQLEDIIKQRIKDQAFDDVVRKEKPKEEVFEYKKRLTLDHEKSKQSLAEIYEQEYLKQTQQKTEEEENPAHVEIQKLMDTLFLKLDALSNFHFTPKPPVPEVKVVSNLPSITMEEVAPVSASNATLLAPEEIKEKNKAGDILGDTEKMSTDKKRERRHKKKLKHLKIKEKERRQKLKEASKIGDNKKPSKAEVRENLNKLTKGGKTTILKDEGKDKALRSSQAFFSQLQDQVKSQIKSAKNESSKKKKHKEVSVSKLKL from the exons ATGGCTAGCACAGACGTGAGAAGCTTGCTGGAAGCgtgtgtaaagaaaataaaccatAACACAGCACAACCAGAGAACTTTCTGAG TGTTCAAGATGAGGTGGCGGAAGACTTTACCACTCTCACTAAGACCCTCTATGACCTACACAAAGCTGAGGAGCCTGCAGATTATAAAGGCAGCCCGCTGGCTCAGCTGGTGGTGGACAACTTTGATGAAGAGCAGATCTGGCAGGAGCTGGAGCTGCAGAACAGTGCTGTactgaaacactttaaaaatgcaatCACTGAGGCTCTGTCAGATGAGACATTAACATTGCTTGTTGAGGATTATGAAAACGAGGAAGAGCATAGTGttgatgaggaggaagaagatgaggaggaacCTTCCAGACAGTCTAAAAAAATGCCTGTGGTGGCTGAGGACGGGACAGAGGACACAGATGAAGACTTggattttgattttattgtggATGCtctggagaaggaggagaaacaaaagaaagagatTGAATggaaaggcaaaacaaaactggTTCCCTCCGAGGTTGATGATAAGTTCTTTAAACTGTCAGAGATGGAGTTGTTTCTTGATGAAATGGACAAGCGTgagggaaagaaggaaggagaggaagacGACATAGACTATTTTCAGGACATGCCCTCTGATGAAGATGACGAACTTGACCTAGATCAAATAATTTCTTCCAAAAAGCAAACGAAAAACATT GTAAAGAGCTCCAGGAGTCTCAAGTACAAGGATTTCTTTGATGCTGTTGATGGTGAAGTCGGTAAAGCAGATGACCTATCAGATGGTGAGGATGACAGCATGGACAAGCTCcaagaagaaagtgaagaagaaatggatgaggaagaagaggattaTGATAGTGAAGAGGATGGTGATGATGA GGATGATGAGACAAGTCAGTCCAAAGCATCTCGTAAGAAAGTGACTTTTAACCTCTCTGAGGATGAGGACACAGAAGGAGAAGACATACAGGACATTTTTGGAGGGAAATCGGCAAGCTCAGCAAAGTCTGACTCAAAGTCGTCATTCGAGAAACGACAAGAAAAG ATGTCAGCCAAGATTGAGGAACTGGAGAAAGCAGCTCTAGCAGAGAAGCCCTGGCAGTTATCCGGAGAGGTGACAGCACAGACTCGTCCAGAGAACAGCATGCTGGAGGAAGATGTGGAGTTCGAGCAGGCATCAAGGATGG CACCTACTATCACGGAGGAAACCACACTACAACTTGAAGACATTATTAAACAGAGAATTAAAGACCAG GCATTTGATGATGTGGTCCGCAAAGAGAAACCCAAAGAGGAGGTGTTTGAGTACAAGAAGAGGCTAACGTTGGACCATGAGAAGAGCAAGCAGAGTCTGGCTGAAATTTATGAGCAAGAATACCTCAAGCAGACACag caaaagactgaggaggaggagaacccAGCCCATGTCGAAATTCAGAAGCTAATGGACACACTCTTCCTAAAGTTAGATGCTCTCTCCAACTTCCACTTCACACCCAAACCG CCTGTTCCTGAGGTCAAAGTTGTGTCTAACCTGCCATCAATTACAATGGAGGAAGTGGCTCCAGTCAGTGCTAGTAATGCTACACTGCTCGCACCTGAAGAAATCAAG gagaaaaacaaagcaggaGATATACTCGGTGATACTGAGAAAATGTCAACAGACAAGAAGCGTGAGAGACGCCACAAGAAGAAGCTGAAGCACCTGAAGAtcaaggagaaagaaaggagacagAAACTTAAAGAGGCCAGTAAAATTGGAGATAATAAAAAGCCATCAAAGGCTGAAGTAAGAGAAAACCTAAATAAACTCACAAAAGGAGGCAAAACCACAATACTCAAG GATGAAGGAAAGGACAAGGCTCTGCGCTCCTCTCAAGCCTTCTTCTCTCAGCTGCAGGACCAGGTCAAAAGTCAGATCAAAAGTGCGAAGAACGAGTcttcaaagaagaagaaacacaaagaagttTCTGTCAGCAAACTCAAGTTATAA
- the LOC137122981 gene encoding polycystin-1-like protein 2 isoform X2, protein MINSPVKKFLKNVTREGNITWWLGEGVQGESAIKNGDNSNNNCKYMKLNPLQLIITSDCNQSRGFLCIHNLQSSSKNSILSHRATRPRLKRGLDEMAASIANIQALLGAADNELHQMEVTPGEPTNDNRDKFIQYLLSGTRSLTSSFALQNIDIMNHIINCSNAILLLSEKKCDIQNNPNPTAMFEQVFQLFQTVAMLLGSTSTNTFIMKFQTGTIYQRSFNPTDLNNAVLGSEADGEFVKFPSYSALQDQLGLSNPVIAQLATFSQNPHPSNDSISGTVCSLFLSNGVSDIKLTNLSQMIEIFLSRPNAPPLLNNTVVLEKNSKALTSINVSDPNVTIFFSAEPSVNVSLVVALSYGSPPSSGYSRNTAILGPKGGYRWMITPKMLQQSPGVWYIDTRLYNSTWEPGLTLKITSFMSKCLFWDVEEEIWSTEGCMVGIKSIPERTQCLCNHLTLFGSSFFVMPNFVDVAQTAELFSTVSQNYVVVALLCAFFGLYLVTLLWACYADRRSRLKRKITLIEDNHPCALYNYLISVQTGHRKNAGTSSNVTVKLIGSEGESDTHILTDPDKPVFERGAVDMFLLATPYPLGEVKNLKLQHDNTGGHPSWYINKIVIQDLQTRHVWHFFCNCWLSADCDDGMTKKTFNVAKNNEIASFRNIFQTRTSTGFRDEHIWMSIVNPPSRSPFTRAQRVSCCMCLLLCTMAINIAFWNVPLDEQSPVIFSIGSLHITWQEFMVGVESGLLMFPINILIITIFRSIRPRVVKSKKDDFENTVRPPAITVPTILKDTEQLISLVSGSPRNKISEMHRLETTADLCLGLDRLHEFIQLMQGETESDHHWVYCSKFLLAGLSHLLLCLEKVDGINFQSPEDYQQAINITNLLVRKAEMVFSSHLACCPTPLRRTKKKKTGGCWLPWWFVFLGWFLLLSISGVSTYFTLLYGFQYGKDKSIKWVMSLGLSLFQSIFILQPLKVIGVAVFFALLLKPVAVEETEEVEQVLLEQHNKWKQYSGKETL, encoded by the exons ATGATAAACAGCCCAGTCAAAAAATTCCTGAAGAATGTCACCAGAGAGGGGAACATCACATGGTGGCTCGGGGAGGGGGTCCAGGGGGAATCTGCCATAA aaaatggcgACAATTCAAACAACAACTGCAAATACATGAAGCTGAATCCTCTTCAGCTCATCATAACATCGGATTGCAACCAAAGCCGAGGTTTCCTCTGCATCCACA ATTTGCAGTCTTCATCAAAG AATTCAATATTGTCCCATCGTGCAACAAGACCTC GCCTCAAAAGAGGCTTAGATGAAATGGCTGCATCCATTGCAAACATTCAAGCACTTCTCGGG gctgcagataatGAACTTCATCAAATGGAAGTAACACCAGGGGAGCCCACAAATGACAACAGG GACAAATTTATTCAGTATTTGTTGTCAGGCACGAGAAGTCTGACTTCAAGTTTTGCTTTGCAAAACATTGACATTATGAATCACATCATCAACTGTAGCAATGCCATTCTCCTACTCTCAGAGAAAAAATGTGACATCCAGAACAACCCGAACCCTACA GCCATGTTTGAGCAGGTCTTTCAGCTCTTTCAGACAGTCGCTATGCTGTTAGGATCAacaagtacaaatacatttatcatGAAATTTCAAACGGGCACCATCTATCAGAGAAG TTTTAATCCCACTGACCTCAACAATGCAGTGCTGGGTTCAGAGGCAGATGGTGAGTTTGTCAAATTCCCCTCATATTCAGCTCTTCAGGATCAGCTGGGACTGAGCAACCCAGTCATCGCTCAG ctGGCTACCTTCTCACAGAATCCCCATCCCTCTAATGACAGCATCTCAGGAACTGTTTGCAGCCTTTTTCTCAGCAATGGGGTCTCAGATATTAAGCTGACAAATTTGTCACAGATGATAGAG ATCTTTCTGTCTCGTcccaatgctccaccactgCTCAATAATACTGTTGTGCTGGAGAAAAACTCAAAAGCGCTGACCAGTATCAATGTCTCAGACCCAAATGTGACCATCTTCTTCAGTGCAGAGCCCAGTGTTAATGTATCACTGGTTGTTGCCTTATCTTATGGGTCACCTCCTAGTTCTGGATATTCTAGGAACACAGCCATCTTGGGCCCAAAAG GAGGCTACCGTTGGATGATAACTCCAAAGATGCTACAGCAGTCTCCTGGAGTTTGGTATATTGACACTAGACTCTATAATTCCACATGGGAGCCAGGTCTGACACTGAAGATCACTTCATTTATGAGCAAGTGCCTGTTTTGGGATGTAGAAGAGGAGATATGGAGTACAGAAGGCTGCATG GTTGGAATAAAAAGCATCCCAGAGCGCacacagtgtctgtgtaacCACCTCACCCTGTTTGGAAGCTCCTTCTTTGTGATGCCCAACTTTGTGGACGTAGcacaaacagcagagttgttTTCCACTGTGTCTCAGAACTATGTGGTGGTGGCACTGTTGTGCGCTTTCTTCGGCCTCTACCTGGTCACTCTGCTGTGGGCCTGCTATGCTGACCGTAGGTCCCGCTTGAAG AGGAAGATAACTCTGATAGAGGACAACCACCCATGTGCCCTGTACAACTACCTGATCAGTGTCCAAACTGGCCATCGTAAGAATGCTGGGACAAGTTCTAAT GTCACAGTGAAGCTGATTGGCTCAGAGGGGGAAAGTGACACACACATCCTTACAGATCCTGACAAGCCTGTGTTTGAAAGAGGAGCTGTCGATATGTTCCTGCTGGCCACACCCTACCCACTGGGTGAAGTGAAAAACCTCAAGCTGCAGCACGACAACACTGGAGGTCACCCATCATG gtatATAAACAAGATTGTCATACAAGACCTCCAAACACGACATGTGTGGCACTTCTTTTGTAACTGCTGGCTGAGTGCTGACTGTGATGACGGCATGACCAAGAAGACTTTCAATGTTGCAAAGAACAATGAAATTGCCAGCTTCAG gAATATTTTCCAGACCAGAACATCGACAGGCTTTAGGGATGAACACATCTGGATGTCCATTGTGAATCCTCCCTCACGTAGCCCCTTCACACGTGCCCAGAGGGTCTCTTGCTGCATGTGCCTGCTCCTCTGCACCATGGCCATCAATATCGCCTTCTGGAACGTTCCTCTAGATGAGCAATCACCTGTAATTTTTTCAATAG GTTCACTGCACATCACCTGGCAGGAGTTCATGGTGGGGGTGGAGAGTGGTCTCCTCATGTTCCCTATAAATATCCTCATCATCACTATCTTCCGAAGCATCCGACCTCGTGTCGTGAAATCCAAAAAAGACGACTTTGAAAACACAGTGAGACCCCCAGCAATTACTGTACCGACTATTTTGAAG GATACAGAGCAGCTAATTTCTTTGGTGAGCGGAAGCCCAAGGAACAAGATATCAGAGATGCACAGGCTGGAGACCACTGCTGATCTCTGCCTTGGTTTGGACAGGTTGCATGAATTCATTCAGCTTATGCAAG GAGAAACTGAGAGTGACCACCACTGGGTGTACTGCAGCAAGTTCCTCCTAGCTGGTCTTTCTCACCTCCTACTGTGCCTGGAAAAAGTGGATGGAATAAACTTCCAGAGTCCAGAAGATTACCAGCAGGCCATTAACATCACTAACCTGCTGGTCCGCAAGGCTGAGATGGTCTTCAGCAGCCACTTGGCCTGCTG CCCGACACCTTTGAGgaggacaaagaagaagaaaactgggGGCTGCTGGCTGCCCTGGTGGTTTGTGTTCCTGGGCTGGTTCTTGTTGCTCTCCATCAGTGGAGTTTCCACTTACTTTACCCTTTTGTATGGGTTTCAGTACGGCAAAGACAAATCCATCAAGTGGGTGATGTCTCTGGGCCTCTCTCTCTTCCAGAGCATCTTTATACTGCAGCCTCTCAAA GTGATAGGTGTTGCTGTCTTCTTTGCTCTGCTCCTGAAACCTGTAGCTGTGGAAGAGACTGAAGAAGTTGAGCAAGTGCTGTTAG AGCAACATAACAAGTGGAAACAATACTCTGGCAAGGAAACACTCTGA
- the mcee gene encoding methylmalonyl-CoA epimerase, mitochondrial has translation MASAVLKIAVAGLSRCPNLILLRAHSTTAIRHQGVLGSLWKLGRLNHIAIAVPDMEKATALYRDILGARVSDKVPLPEHGVYTVFVELGNTKLELLHPLGEKSPIAGFLQKNKSGGMHHICIEVDNINAAIDDLKAKNIRTLSTEPQVGAHGKPVMFLHPKDCDGVLVELEEA, from the exons atggcGTCCGCCGTGTTGAAGATTGcag TCGCGGGTCTTTCAAGGTGTCCCAATCTCATACTCCTGCGGGCACATTCAACAACAGCAATCCGCCATCAGGGCGTTCTTGGATCATTGTGGAAGCTGGGGAGACTGAACCACATTGCTATTGCTGTGCCTGACATGGAGAAGGCCACAGCACTTTATCGTGACATTCTGGGGGCCAGAGTGAGTGACAAGGTGCCCCTCCCAGAGCACGGTGTCTACACAGTGTTTGTGGAGCTTGGCAACACTAAGTTGGAACTGCTTCATCCTCTGGGGGAGAAGAGCCCGATTGCTGGCTTCTTACAGAAGAACAAGTCTGGAGGGATGCACCACATTTGCATTGAG gtAGACAACATAAATGCTGCAATAGACGacctaaaagcaaaaaacatcaGGACTCTGTCAACAGAGCCCCAAGTAGGTGCTCATGGGAAACCAGTGATGTTTCTTCATCCTAAAGACTGTGACGGTGTGCTGGTGGAGCTAGAAGAAGCGTGA